In Limisalsivibrio acetivorans, one genomic interval encodes:
- the hisH gene encoding imidazole glycerol phosphate synthase subunit HisH: MIAVIDYGMGNLRSVQKALESLGYNAVVTSCPKEIIEADRAILPGVGAFGDCLAGLREMELYDATLRFIDTGKPFLGICVGMQMLFEKSYEFGEHEGIGLFKGSVKKFPDILLEKGMKIPHMGWSEIIIRKEHPLLKDIEDRSRFYFVHSYYAEADNSSSIAAECEYGVRFTAMAAKDNIAATQFHPEKSQKLGLQMLKNFGEWKC; the protein is encoded by the coding sequence ATGATTGCTGTTATAGATTACGGAATGGGAAACCTCCGGAGCGTCCAGAAGGCTCTGGAGAGTCTTGGATATAATGCTGTTGTCACCTCATGCCCGAAGGAGATCATCGAAGCCGACAGGGCTATACTCCCCGGTGTAGGTGCCTTCGGCGACTGTCTGGCAGGCCTCAGGGAGATGGAGCTTTACGATGCCACCCTAAGATTCATCGATACGGGTAAGCCTTTTCTCGGTATATGCGTAGGGATGCAGATGCTTTTTGAGAAGAGCTATGAGTTCGGCGAACACGAAGGTATAGGTCTTTTCAAGGGCTCTGTTAAAAAGTTTCCCGACATACTCCTTGAAAAAGGTATGAAGATACCGCACATGGGATGGAGCGAGATAATCATCCGTAAGGAACACCCTCTCCTCAAAGATATTGAGGACCGAAGCCGCTTCTATTTCGTACATTCGTACTATGCCGAGGCGGACAACAGCTCCTCCATTGCGGCGGAGTGCGAGTATGGCGTGCGCTTCACAGCTATGGCGGCAAAGGATAACATTGCCGCAACCCAGTTTCATCCGGAGAAGAGCCAGAAACTCGGCCTTCAAATGCTTAAAAATTTTGGTGAGTGGAAATGCTGA
- the hisB gene encoding imidazoleglycerol-phosphate dehydratase HisB, whose product MEENSRTSLIKRTTSETDISLSLNIDGRGEANIDTGVGFLNHMLELFAKHGGFDLTVKASGDTYIDNHHTVEDIGICLGDAFREALGDKKGISRYGFFLLPMDETLIECAIDFCGRTYLNYDAPISAVRVGEFETELAEEFFKAFADRAGANLHIVKRYGRNSHHIIEGIFKASARAAKMACRIESDEIMSTKGTLNG is encoded by the coding sequence TTGGAAGAGAACTCCAGAACATCCCTCATCAAACGGACAACATCGGAAACGGATATCTCCCTCTCCCTTAACATAGACGGCAGAGGTGAGGCAAATATCGATACAGGCGTGGGTTTTCTAAACCACATGCTGGAACTTTTCGCCAAACACGGCGGTTTTGACCTCACAGTCAAGGCTTCCGGCGACACATATATTGACAACCACCATACCGTTGAGGATATAGGAATCTGCCTTGGCGACGCCTTCCGTGAAGCACTGGGGGATAAGAAGGGGATAAGCAGATACGGCTTTTTTCTCCTCCCCATGGATGAAACGCTAATCGAGTGCGCCATAGACTTCTGCGGTAGAACGTATCTCAACTACGATGCACCAATCTCCGCTGTCAGGGTTGGCGAGTTTGAGACGGAACTGGCAGAGGAGTTCTTCAAAGCCTTCGCCGATAGAGCGGGAGCGAACCTCCACATAGTTAAACGATACGGCAGAAACTCCCATCATATAATAGAAGGTATCTTCAAGGCGTCGGCAAGGGCAGCCAAGATGGCCTGCCGCATAGAATCGGATGAAATAATGTCCACAAAGGGAACATTGAACGGATAA
- a CDS encoding phosphate-starvation-inducible PsiE family protein, producing the protein MKYYRNLKNSYDVTEKDLSNISSIAEFMEQYREDFIRDTYENFISRFTLPDKIFEDFKEHHQAFLGAWYDRFFEGKLNNNYLDFLARFGKLHTKFEIETEWITSMLSYIRLWIHEKIFVNMEDDIARKAVLLSMHKLIDINNDVIGHSYYESKMKRYTSLFSMRNFVVGISEQFSLFMHMVLVTVLMVLTVAATIYFGHDILELVHSHSDKVLLTALGSLLIIWVLVELLHTEVQIIKGGKFKISVFVGVALIAFIRDLLIITLKHEAQTKMTYMFVLASILILGFIYWLIGRTEK; encoded by the coding sequence GTGAAGTATTACAGAAATCTTAAGAATTCCTACGATGTAACGGAGAAGGATCTTTCGAATATTTCAAGCATTGCCGAATTTATGGAGCAGTACCGGGAAGATTTCATAAGGGACACCTATGAAAACTTTATCAGCAGGTTCACCCTGCCCGACAAGATATTTGAGGACTTCAAGGAACACCATCAGGCCTTTCTCGGGGCATGGTACGATCGTTTCTTTGAGGGGAAGCTCAATAACAACTATCTGGACTTTCTGGCAAGGTTCGGCAAGCTCCACACCAAGTTTGAGATAGAGACGGAGTGGATAACCTCCATGCTAAGCTATATCCGCCTTTGGATACACGAGAAGATCTTCGTGAATATGGAGGATGATATAGCGAGGAAAGCGGTTCTGCTCAGCATGCATAAGCTCATAGATATAAACAACGATGTGATAGGGCATTCCTACTACGAAAGTAAGATGAAGCGCTACACCTCCCTTTTCAGCATGCGCAACTTTGTTGTGGGCATTTCAGAGCAGTTCTCCCTCTTCATGCACATGGTGCTCGTCACGGTGCTTATGGTTCTCACCGTAGCCGCAACGATATATTTCGGCCATGATATCCTTGAGCTTGTCCACAGCCATTCGGACAAGGTTCTGCTCACTGCCCTCGGCTCCCTCCTTATTATATGGGTTCTTGTGGAGCTTCTGCACACCGAGGTGCAGATCATCAAAGGGGGCAAATTCAAGATAAGTGTATTTGTGGGTGTCGCCCTTATTGCATTTATAAGGGATCTCCTTATAATTACGCTGAAACATGAAGCGCAAACAAAAATGACCTATATGTTCGTTTTAGCGTCTATATTAATACTGGGCTTCATCTACTGGCTTATTGGAAGAACTGAAAAATAG
- the secA gene encoding preprotein translocase subunit SecA has translation MIKVLAKKLLGDFNQRYLKKISGTVEKVNSLEPEFEKKSIQELQELTAELKQKVADGASLDDLMPEAFAAVREASKKTLGMRHYDVQLLGGYVLHKGKIAEMKTGEGKTLVATLALYLQALADKGTHLVTVNDYLARRDAQWMGTIYLALGLTVGIIQHEVSYLVVWDNEEEFTTKLVPATRKEAYAADITYGTNNEFGFDYLRDNMKLSVKDMVQRPLNFAIVDEVDSILIDEARTPLIISGPTEDSTEVYYSVDEVIRELKTGEDFTVDEKRREVQLTDSGINKVEKLMAIDNLFDLGHVDDLHYVNNSLKAHHVFKRDQDYVVQDGKVTIVDEFTGRMMPGRRYSDGLHQALEAKEKVVIEKENQTLASITFQNYFRMYNTLSGMTGTASTEAEEFSQIYGLGVVSIPTHMPMVRDDRADVIYKTMQEKYEALVNDIAEFNEQGRPVLVGTASIEKSEIVSALLKRKKIKHEILNAKNHEREAQIIALAGQQKAVTIATNMAGRGTDIKLGEGVKDLGGLHIIGTERNESRRVDNQLRGRSGRQGDPGSSRFYLSLEDDLMRIFGSEKISTIMNKLGMQEGEPIEHGIITRAIENAQKKVEAMNFEIRKYLLDYDNVMNQQRKIVYTLRNNILDHEEVENVALETLDNVLDSLYEAHIGLPEQIDAESLESDLKEIFGIEPDLKDLDTKNADEKFKGVKQQLIEALEAKKQEFGQHYKGIFSYLLINVLDDKWKEHLLSMDHLRDSVRLRGYGQKDPLNEYKKEAYDLFTDMVQRTYTDTCRFLFRIRLVQEDVDLEQKRREEEAKRRTIEERRNIFGNDQQQSGKPEPVRRDQPKVGRNDPCPCGSGKKYKKCCGAKEPGEEPNDDGAVV, from the coding sequence ATGATCAAGGTTTTAGCAAAGAAACTGCTTGGAGACTTCAACCAGCGGTATCTTAAGAAGATATCCGGCACTGTGGAAAAGGTGAACAGCCTCGAGCCGGAGTTTGAGAAAAAATCGATCCAGGAGCTTCAGGAGCTCACAGCGGAGCTCAAGCAAAAGGTTGCGGACGGAGCATCCCTTGACGATCTTATGCCCGAGGCCTTCGCCGCAGTTCGTGAGGCGAGTAAGAAAACCCTCGGCATGAGGCATTACGATGTCCAGCTGCTGGGAGGATACGTTCTGCACAAGGGTAAGATTGCGGAGATGAAGACGGGTGAGGGTAAAACCCTCGTGGCAACTCTGGCACTCTACCTTCAGGCTCTTGCCGATAAAGGAACTCACCTTGTTACGGTGAACGACTACCTCGCAAGGCGTGATGCCCAGTGGATGGGAACCATATACCTCGCCCTCGGGCTTACTGTTGGCATTATCCAGCATGAGGTATCCTATCTCGTTGTGTGGGACAACGAAGAGGAGTTCACCACAAAGCTTGTCCCGGCCACAAGGAAGGAAGCGTACGCCGCCGATATTACCTACGGAACAAACAACGAATTCGGCTTCGACTATCTCAGGGATAATATGAAGCTCTCCGTTAAGGATATGGTTCAGCGCCCCCTAAACTTCGCCATCGTTGATGAGGTGGACTCGATCCTCATTGATGAGGCCAGAACGCCACTTATTATCAGCGGACCTACAGAGGATTCCACCGAGGTCTACTACAGTGTGGACGAGGTTATTCGTGAGCTCAAGACCGGGGAGGACTTCACCGTTGATGAGAAACGCCGTGAGGTACAGCTCACAGATTCAGGAATAAATAAGGTCGAGAAACTCATGGCTATAGACAACCTCTTCGACCTGGGCCATGTGGACGACCTGCACTATGTAAACAACTCACTCAAGGCACACCACGTCTTCAAACGTGATCAGGACTATGTTGTTCAGGACGGCAAGGTTACCATCGTCGACGAGTTCACCGGAAGGATGATGCCCGGTAGGCGCTATTCCGACGGTCTCCACCAGGCCCTTGAGGCGAAGGAGAAGGTGGTTATCGAGAAGGAGAACCAGACGCTCGCCTCCATCACATTCCAGAACTACTTCCGTATGTATAATACTTTGAGCGGTATGACGGGTACGGCATCCACCGAGGCGGAGGAATTCTCCCAGATTTACGGCCTCGGCGTTGTGAGTATACCCACCCATATGCCCATGGTGAGAGACGACCGGGCGGATGTTATCTATAAAACGATGCAGGAGAAGTATGAGGCTCTTGTTAACGATATTGCTGAGTTCAACGAGCAGGGGCGCCCCGTTCTTGTGGGTACGGCCTCCATCGAGAAATCCGAGATTGTAAGCGCACTTCTCAAGCGCAAGAAGATAAAGCATGAGATCCTCAACGCAAAGAACCACGAGCGTGAGGCACAGATCATCGCCCTCGCAGGGCAGCAGAAGGCCGTAACCATCGCCACAAACATGGCGGGACGTGGTACGGATATCAAGCTTGGCGAAGGTGTTAAGGATCTGGGCGGGCTTCATATTATCGGTACCGAACGTAACGAGTCCCGAAGGGTGGACAACCAGCTGAGGGGGCGTTCGGGAAGACAGGGTGACCCCGGTTCATCAAGGTTCTACCTCAGTCTTGAGGATGACCTTATGCGTATCTTCGGTTCGGAGAAGATCTCCACCATTATGAATAAGCTCGGTATGCAGGAGGGGGAGCCCATTGAGCACGGCATAATCACACGTGCCATCGAGAACGCCCAGAAGAAGGTTGAGGCGATGAACTTCGAGATTCGTAAGTATCTGCTCGATTACGATAACGTCATGAACCAGCAGAGGAAGATCGTCTATACCCTTCGAAACAATATCCTTGACCACGAGGAGGTTGAGAATGTTGCCCTTGAAACACTGGACAACGTGCTTGATTCTCTCTACGAAGCGCATATCGGCTTGCCGGAGCAGATAGATGCGGAGTCCCTTGAATCTGACCTCAAGGAGATCTTCGGCATAGAGCCCGATCTTAAGGATCTGGATACGAAGAACGCCGATGAGAAGTTCAAGGGTGTTAAACAGCAGCTTATTGAAGCTCTGGAGGCGAAGAAGCAGGAGTTTGGTCAGCACTATAAGGGGATTTTCAGCTACCTGCTTATAAATGTACTTGATGATAAATGGAAGGAGCACCTCCTCTCCATGGACCACCTTCGTGACAGTGTGCGTCTGAGAGGGTACGGTCAGAAGGATCCCCTTAACGAGTACAAGAAGGAGGCCTACGACCTCTTTACAGATATGGTCCAGAGAACCTACACCGACACATGCCGGTTCCTCTTCCGCATCCGCCTTGTTCAGGAGGATGTGGACCTTGAGCAGAAGCGCAGGGAAGAGGAGGCGAAGCGCCGTACCATCGAGGAACGCAGGAATATCTTCGGTAACGACCAGCAGCAGAGCGGAAAGCCCGAGCCCGTTAGAAGGGACCAGCCGAAGGTTGGCAGGAACGACCCATGCCCATGCGGAAGCGGCAAGAAGTATAAGAAATGCTGCGGAGCCAAGGAACCCGGCGAAGAACCGAACGATGACGGCGCCGTGGTTTAA
- a CDS encoding cytochrome c3 family protein, which translates to MSKVATFAVVLLTTLLMAFAVYADKHPEGIDNSMDCAECHQDVTPDVVQEWNQSAHGYTGVKCGVCHGDVANFRKSPGNEVCQGCHAKQVENNAMAEKKCSSCHPVHNYTVHKQNDYK; encoded by the coding sequence ATGTCTAAGGTCGCCACATTTGCAGTAGTTTTATTGACCACACTCCTGATGGCTTTTGCCGTATATGCGGATAAACACCCTGAAGGAATAGACAACAGCATGGACTGTGCTGAGTGTCATCAGGATGTAACACCCGATGTAGTGCAGGAGTGGAATCAGAGTGCCCACGGATACACCGGAGTTAAATGCGGTGTCTGTCACGGAGATGTAGCAAACTTCCGGAAATCACCCGGAAACGAAGTATGTCAGGGCTGCCACGCTAAGCAGGTGGAGAATAACGCCATGGCGGAGAAGAAATGCTCCTCATGCCACCCTGTCCACAACT